A single Populus nigra chromosome 13, ddPopNigr1.1, whole genome shotgun sequence DNA region contains:
- the LOC133670509 gene encoding uncharacterized protein LOC133670509 has product MESNRMRKGFMKGKLMRFYRSSSKPSSNVQYSSKVKPSQTSPTIASVAYVVHQDYTIAPQKQKVSYIVPASDNRHDKLSQFDKFFGVVGDVRIDNKATSYISSVQERFKLE; this is encoded by the coding sequence ATGGAGTCCAACCGCATGCGCAAAGGGTTCATGAAGGGCAAGTTGATGCGTTTCTATCGATCATCTTCGAAGCCTTCCTCAAATGTACAGTACAGCAGCAAGGTTAAGCCAAGCCAGACTTCCCCAACAATTGCTTCAGTGGCTTACGTTGTCCACCAGGACTATACGATTGCCCCGCAAAAGCAGAAGGTCTCATATATAGTGCCGGCATCAGACAACCGCCACGACAAGTTAAGCCAATTTGATAAGTTCTTTGGGGTTGTTGGTGATGTAAGAATAGATAACAAGGCTACAAGCTACATCTCTTCCGTTCAAGAACGTTTCAAGCTTGAATGA